CAGCGAGTTCTACGCACTGGGCGGCATCGGCACCGGTATCCCCGTGCGGGCCACGATCACGAGCTTCGGCCCCGTGCTGCTCTCGAAGGTGCTCCAGCTGAATCAGACCCAGGAGCAGTCACTCGGCCTGATCTTCCATTACGCCGATCAAAAAGGGCTTGAACTGGTCGATCTAAAGGACCTGCGGGCCGTGGTGACGTTCCTGACGTCGGACGAGGGCAAGCCCGAGCTCAAGGGGATCGGCGGTCTCTCCACGGTCACCGCGGGCGTCATCCTGCGGGCGCTGACCGCCTTCGAGGCACAGGGCATGGGGGACTTCTTCGGGGAGCCGGAGTTCGACACGAGCGAGTTCATGCGGGCCGCGCCGGACGGGCGGGGCCTCGTATCGGTGCTCGAACTGCCCGCCGTGCAGGACAAGCCGCAGCTCTTCTCGACGTTCCTGATGTGGCTGCTGGCGGATCTCTACAACGACCTGCCCGAGGTGGGCGACGTGGAGAAGCCGAAGCTCGTCTTCTTCTTCGACGAGGCGCACCTGCTCTTCAACGGGGCGTCGAAGGCGTTCCTGGAGGCGATCACCCAGACCGTGCGGCTGATCCGGTCGAAGGGGGTCGGCGTCTTCTTCGTGACGCAGACGCCGAAGGACGTGCCCGGCGATGTCCTCGCCCAACTGGGCAACCGGGTCCAGCACGCGTTGCGGGCGTTCACGCCGGACGACCAGAAGGCGTTGAAGGCGACGGTCCGGACGTTCCCGGACTCGGCGTACGACCTGGAGGAGACGCTGACCGCGATCGGCACGGGCGAGGCGGTGATCACCGTACTGAGCGAGAGGGGCGCGCCCACGCCGGTGGCCGTGACGCGGTTGCGGGCGCCGGAGTCGTTGATGGGGCCGGTGGAGGCGGGGGCGCTGGAGGGGGCGGTGAAGGGGTCTCTGCTGTACGGGCGGTATGCGGAGGCGGT
This Streptomyces sp. NBC_01283 DNA region includes the following protein-coding sequences:
- a CDS encoding helicase HerA-like domain-containing protein; the encoded protein is MEIVSGYAFAGPALDLGALLWDGQCLPDAQIRIPLAMLNRHGLVAGATGTGKTKTLQLIAEQLAAQGVPVFLADIKGDVSGISVPGESGEKVAERAREVGQTWEATGFPSEFYALGGIGTGIPVRATITSFGPVLLSKVLQLNQTQEQSLGLIFHYADQKGLELVDLKDLRAVVTFLTSDEGKPELKGIGGLSTVTAGVILRALTAFEAQGMGDFFGEPEFDTSEFMRAAPDGRGLVSVLELPAVQDKPQLFSTFLMWLLADLYNDLPEVGDVEKPKLVFFFDEAHLLFNGASKAFLEAITQTVRLIRSKGVGVFFVTQTPKDVPGDVLAQLGNRVQHALRAFTPDDQKALKATVRTFPDSAYDLEETLTAIGTGEAVITVLSERGAPTPVAVTRLRAPESLMGPVEAGALEGAVKGSLLYGRYAEAVDRESAYEKLTARQAEAEEAAAAVAAAAEAEKGAAKGAKGGGSGNVVDQVVGSGIFKSLARSLGTQIGREISRSVFGTARRRR